In Sphaeramia orbicularis chromosome 15, fSphaOr1.1, whole genome shotgun sequence, a single genomic region encodes these proteins:
- the golga4 gene encoding golgin subfamily A member 4 isoform X5, whose product MFKKLKQRINEEQSPQRNAQSPQQAQSATKEPARSPRGSINGDGSASPLREEPQSFAQKLQLRVPSMESLIRGGASRAESLFRSPSKENLIRTSSRDSLTPLGENEPLGAPSYDPPSDIESEAEEPSGNTESLSKEQLLHRLFRVERSLGKYRGKYSELVTAYRTVQRDKEKTQAILSQSQDKALRRIGELREELQMDQQAKKHLQDEFDAALEEKDQMITVLQTQVALMKKRLKGVSDGAVPPEGQLPQSEDSTSVQQSPSKEQEVEPEASEEGGNADPAKLMEQLQKRVKRQENLLQKCKDVMRTHKERSAQLSSENETLQEQLQERLQELEKMKELHTTEKTKLITQLRDAKNLIEQLEQDKGMVIAETKRQMHETLEMKEEEIAQLRSRLQQSTAQREELQEQKERAEKAAFEELERALGAAQKAEEARKQQQVQLEEQVKEVERASEEERKTLQQELTRVKQEVVTIMKKSSEETVANLEKAHSEALAAKEEEMNARINAAVEKCKKEFAQLAKEREQQATLALEDAELQKTALKIESENKVKEIQLELEAARTRVLELESSLDKLSQDGSNLSHELSSQLDELKDKHREQISALEEKHQEQLEKHKGTLTQQQNNTMEELKEKHRAEVETILKDKELQFQAHVEDMNQKTLEKLDAKQAELEALSSDLSEALKSKRLLEEKLVAAEEVHSLAKQDYEKRFEDQVAKHNAEIADIKQEHEQSLGGMEKTLKEELNTLKIVLREKEKENEEHTLKINTLQEESHSTLQELNAKIKELEELQQCLSQSQLESAGLKESNAQLSKISLDLDQCKKDLTDLEHQLEVAKTDCQQKEKSLQELEHQLENTKKEFSEQKKLFTVELNTKQEEQTRLKKQLDDEKAVLEKKMKNTITEMEGKLKSQETKMEKFKQKAKEMQENFKKKLQQNEETMKKELAKKDAELQQKEKQVQEKILEMAQKSSQGLSDTMSELQNNHKEEVEKLQDAHKHEIEELEHHWQQKLGQQEEEIMEKNSHILQEKAQELEDTSQQLSRSREENEQVLCEIKNLKEELAIRETTVQKLQAELNEAAVKLESLSQGEAVLKEQMESVERNLNQALNERNSLQDKLSSMEEEGREKLKTLSDQLEETEKQLKAVEGSRCKESEEMQSKFEETAIQLQAKEAEFQQRLIMITNQMEHYCQEVQSKVDCGSNELCQKVENRVGELKDRLLCSQKKVAHLHNIILTKVDRICTLEETLRRQTEENKNLCISLEQVTAQVKAHEEHITALTHERETLTRDAENQFQSINENIQKTEKLSEENRIISENIKTNELHISNLESIISDLKNQLASSIKDKEEAINQLNQQKQERKRMEETTERLELEKTSALEQASALRNSLSEFENSAESKLAQNDNTITSLQTRLGELEREISEKNEALQRLTASIDNQSISKSEMDQVLSEKEQKLSDLTSEFESCNSRLCELQEQLALKTRECEQLAANLKQQHSITENEKRVLVEQLQQTQMQCTQNGNLEQEMVQKLHSLEEDNQKCKYELQSQKEEFERIKSEIIKSNDENLKATEEKLSTESVRKVSELKKKAEQKIGQIKKQLTSQLEEREQTIKALRASLEETKRNETFSKEHVETLEEKTKALEEALAKLKEEQEKQLEEIQSHERLEREKSLEEMKNLYEEKLSSLQKNTADHEGLKETSSVLQETEAKLKEAEEQNGALLAELNQLKEEILDKDAQINQHQANIEQNSSETVVERKVECSSVQQTKSALENDMENHSETQEEDGESFKSRLAQVKNEKDKIYKDFCRLQKDMRLLRKEHEQDLEYTKKEMMEENEKKLKLELEDMEMKHNSTVKQLMREFQTQLALKEKELDSAVKEAIAKAQAVEAELIYSHRDEASQLRKVISQKEDDLHRTVQKYEQVIQSREEEMGDRVWQVQKELEELQARSQNTSETPISTVELQAQLAEKTTLLSEARLKEQEFIERIHSLEDKIKCFHRSTVVTHLGSTYKDPGYNSSDALSEATEMEYLRKVLFEYMMGRETKTMAKVITSMLKFPPDQAQKVLDKEDSKTIAWLR is encoded by the exons AGTGCCACTAAAGAACCAGCAAGGTCTCCTAGAGGTAGCATCAATGGAGATGGAAGTGCCTCTCCTCTT AGAGAGGAGCCACAGTCATTTGCCCAGAAACTCCAACTCCGAGTTCCCTCAATGGAGTCTTTAATTCGCGGAGGTGCCAGCCGGGCAGAAAGCCTTTTCCGCTCTCCGTCTAAAGAGAACCTCATCCGAACCTCATCGCGTGACTCCCTGACACCTTTGGGAGAAAATGAGCCTCTGGGTGCCCCCTCGTACGACCCACCCTCAGATATTGAGAGTGAGGCTGAGGAGCCTTCAGGAAACACTGAATCCCTCTCCAAAGAGCAGTTGTTGCACCGGCTGTTTCGGGTGGAGAGGAGTTTGGGGAAATACAGAGGGAAGTACTCAGAG CTTGTTACTGCATACCGCACAGTACAACgagacaaagaaaaaacacag GCCATCCTCAGTCAGAGTCAAGATAAAGCTCTCCGCAGGATAGGGGAGCTGCGtgag GAGCTGCAAATGGACCAGCAGGCCAAAAAACACCTACAGGATGAGTTTGATGCTGCTCTGGAGGAGAAAGATCAAATGATcactgttctgcagacacag GTTGCTCTGATGAAGAAACGGCTGAAAGGGGTCTCTGATGGTGCAGTACCACCTGAGGGTCAACTCCCTCAGTCTGAAGACTCCACCTCTGTCCAACAGAGTCCTTCAAAAGAACAAGaagtggagcctgaagccagtgAAG AAGGGGGCAACGCTGATCCAGCCAAACTTATGGAACAGCTACAGAAGAGAGTGAAGAGGCAGGAAAACCTACTGCAGAAGTGTAAAGATGTGATGCGAACACACAAGGAGAGGAGCGCTCAGCTCAGCAGTGAGAATGAAACTCTACAAGAACAGCTGCAGGAGAGACTGCAGGAACTGGAGAAGATGAAG GAACTGCACACAACAGAGAAGACTAAGTTGATCACTCAGCTGCGTGATGCCAAAAACCTTATTGAACAGTTGGAACAGGATAAG ggaatggtcaTTGCAGAAACAAAGCGTCAGATGCACGAAACACTGGAAATGAAAGAAGAAGAGATCGCACAGCTACGCTCAAGGCTTCAACAGTCGACTGCCCAAAGAGAAGAGCTGCAGGAACAGAAAGAAAGAGCTGAGAAAGCAG CATTTGAGGAACTTGAGCGGGCATTAGGTGCAGCTCAGAAGGCGGAAGAGGCCAGAAAGCAGCAGCAGGTTCAACTGGAGGAGCAAGTGAAAGAAGTTGAAAGAGCCAGTGAAGAAGAGAGGAAGACTTTGCAGCAGGAACTCACACGAGTGAAGCAGGAGGTTGTTACCATCATGAAG AAGTCATCTGAGGAAACTGTGGCCAACTTGGAAAAAGCCCACAGTGAAGCCCTGGCTGCTAAAGAAGAAGAGATGAATGCCAGAATCAACGCAGCTGTG GAGAAATGCAAAAAGGAGTTTGCCCAGTTAGCTAAGGAACGAGAACAGCAAGCCACTCTAGCTCTGGAGGATGCGGAATTACAGAAAACAGCTTTGAAGATAGAGTCTGAAAACAAGGTTAAAGAGATACAGCTAGAGCTAGAGGCTGCAAGAACT AGAGTATTGGAGCTAGAGAGCTCTCTGGATAAGCTCTCCCAGGATGGATCCAATCTGTCCCATGAACTTTCCAGTCAGCTGGATGAACTGAAAGATAAACACAGGGAGCAAATATCTGCATTAGAGGAAAAGCACCAGGAGCAGCTGGAAAAGCACAAGGGCACCCTAACCCAGCAGCAGAACAATACTATGGAGGAGCTCAAAGAAAAACACAGAGCTGAAGTGGAGACGATTCTGAAAGATAAAGAGTTGCAGTTCCAAGCACATGTTGAAGACATGAACCAGAAAACATTAGAAAAACTGGATGCAAAGCAGGCAGAGCTGGAGGCTTTATCTTCTGACCTTTCAGAGGCTTTGAAGAGTAAACGGCTTCTGGAGGAGAAGCTGGTCGCAGCTGAGGAAGTGCATAGTTTAGCTAAGCAAGACTATGAAAAAAGGTTTGAGGATCAGGTGGCAAAGCACAATGCAGAGATTGCAGATATTAAGCAGGAGCATGAGCAGTCACTTGGCGGTATGGAGAAAACTCTGAAAGAGGAACTTAACACGCTGAAAATAGTTTTGagggaaaaggaaaaggaaaatgaagaaCACACTCTTAAAATAAACACACTACAAGAGGAATCACATTCCACTCTCCAAGAATTAAATGCTAAAATTAAAGAACTGGAGGAACTGCAGCAGTGTTTATCACAGTCCCAATTAGAAAGTGCAGGCCTCAAGGAATCTAATGCACAGTTAAGTAAGATCTCACTGGATCTAGATCAGTGTAAGAAGGACTTGACAGATTTAGAGCATCAGTTGGAGGTAGCAAAAACTGATTGTCAACAAAAAGAGAAGTCGCTTCAGGAGCTTGAGCACCAATTAGAAAATACCAAGAAGGAGTTCTCAGAACAGAAGAAGCTTTTCACAGTAGAATTGAACACTAAGCAGGAAGAACAAACACGCCTCAAGAAACAGTTGGATGATGAAAAAGCTGTCCTTGAGAAGAAGATGAAAAACACTATAACTGAAATGGAAGGTAAACTGAAGTCACAGGAAACAAAGATGGAAAAGTTTAAACAGAAAGCCAAAGAAATGCAAGAGAATTTTAAGAAAAAGCTTCAGCAAaatgaagaaactatgaagaaGGAACTTGCAAAGAAAGATGCAGAACTTCAGCAAAAAGAGAAGCAAGTTCAGGAGAAGATTTTAGAGATGGCTCAAAAAAGCTCTCAAGGCCTCAGTGATACAATGTCAGAGCTGCAAAATAACCataaggaggaggtggagaaacTACAGGATGCCCATAAGCATGAGATTGAGGAGCTGGAACATCATTGGCAGCAGAAGTTGGGACAGCAGGAGGAAGAAATAATGGAGAAAAACTCACATATTCTACAGGAGAAAGCACAGGAACTGGAGGACACTTCTCAGCAACTTAGCAGAAGCAGAGAGGAGAATGAACAAGTGTTGTGTGAAATAAAGAATTTGAAGGAGGAGCTGGCTATTCGGGAAACCACTGTGCAGAAACTGCAAGCAGAGCTTAATGAAGCAGCAGTAAAACTGGAAAGTTTATCTCAGGGTGAAGCAGTGCTGAAAGAGCAAATGGAGTCAGTGGAGAGGAACCTTAACCAGGCTCTGAATGAGAGAAACTCCCTCCAAGACAAGCTGAGCTCAATGGAGGAAGAGGGGAGAGAGAAGTTAAAGACCTTGTCAGATCAACTGGAGGAAACAGAGAAGCAGCTTAAGGCAGTGGAAGGTTCCAGATGTAAGGAAAGTGAGGAGATGCAGAGTAAATTTGAGGAGACTGCCATTCAGCTACAAGCCAAGGAAGCAGAGTTCCAACAGCGTTTAATAATGATCACCAACCAAATGGAGCATTACTGTCAGGaggttcagtctaaagtggactGTGGATCCAATGAGCTCTGTCAGAAGGTTGAAAATCGGGTGGGGGAGTTGAAAGATAGGCTGCTCTGTAGTCAGAAAAAGGTAGCACATCTTCACAACATTATCCTTACTAAAGTAGATAGAATTTGCACTTTGGAGGAAACTCTCCGCCGGCAGACAGAGGAGAATAAGAATCTATGCATTTCTTTAGAACAGGTGACTGCTCAGGTAAAAGCTCATGAGGAGCATATCACAGCCTTAACACACGAGAGGGAGACGCTAACAAGAGATGCTGAAAATCAATTTCAGTCAATCAATGAAAATATTCAGAAAACGGAGAAGCTCAGTGAAGAAAACCGAATCATAtcagaaaatattaaaacaaatgaGCTGCATATCAGTAACTTGGAAAGTATCATCAGTGACTTGAAAAATCAGCTAGCAAGTAGCATAAAAGACAAGGAAGAAGCCATAAATCAGCTGAACCAGCAGAAGCAGGAGAGGAAACGAATGGAGGAGACAACTGAGAGATTGGAGCTGGAGAAAACGTCTGCGCTGGAACAGGCCAGTGCACTCAGGAACAGCCTGTCAGAGTTTGAGAATAGTGCCGAGTCCAAGCTCGCCCAGAATGACAACACTATCACATCTTTACAGACAAGGCTCGGAGAGCTCGAGCGAGAAATCTCTGAAAAGAATGAAGCTTTGCAGAGGCTTACCGCAAGTATTGACAATCAGTCCATCAGCAAGTCTGAGATGGACCAGGTTCTGAGTGAGAAAGAGCAGAAGTTGAGTGATCTTACTTCGGAGTTCGAGAGTTGCAACAGTCGACTCTGTGAGCTTCAGGAGCAGTTAGCCTTAAAGACAAGAGAGTGTGAACAACTCGCAGCCAACCTCAAACAGcagcacagcatcacagagaATGAGAAAAGAGTGTTGGTAGAACAGCTGCAGCAGACCCAGATGCAATGCACTCAGAATGGGAACTTGGAGCAAGAGATGGTGCAAAAACTACATTCCCTTGAGGAAGACAACCAAAAGTGTAAATACGAGCTTCAGAGTCAAAAAGAAGAATTTGAGAGGATTAAAAGCGAGATCATAAAGAGCAATGATGAAAATCTGAAGGCAACAGAAGAGAAATTGTCCACAGAGAGCGTCCGGAAAGTATCGGAGCTGAAGAAGAAAGCAGAGCAGAAAATCGGTCAGATTAAAAAGCAGCTAACCTCCCAACTTGAAGAGAGAGAGCAGACAATCAAGGCTCTGAGGGCGAGTTTGGAGGAAACCAAGAGGAACGAAACATTCAGCAAAGAGCATGTAGAAACATTAGAGGAGAAAACAAAAGCCCTCGAGGAAGCACTTGCGAAGCTGAAAGAGGAGCAGGAGAAACAACTTGAAGAGATTCAAAGTCATGAGAGGCTTGAGAGAGAGAAGTCTTTAGAGGAAATGAAAAACCTGTATGAAGAGAAGCTGTCATCACTTCAAAAGAATACAGCGGATCACGAAGGCCTTAAAGAAACCTCATCAGTGCTGCAGGAAACTGAGGCAAAACTAAAAGAGGCAGAAGAACAAAATGGAGCCCTTCTTGCAGAACTAAATCAACTCAAAGAAGAAATACTTGACAAGGACGCTCAGATTAATCAACATCAGGCAAATATTGAGCAAAATTCATCAGAAACTGTGGTTGAGAGGAAGGTGGAATGTTCCAGTGTGCAGCAAACAAAGAGCGCATTAGAAAACGACATGGAGAACCACTCTGAGACTCAAGAAGAGGACGGTGAGTCGTTCAAAAGCAGACTCGCTCAGGTGAagaatgaaaaagacaaaatctaCAAAGACTTCTGCAGGCTTCAGAAAGACATGCGGTTATTGAGGAAGGAGCACGAACAGGACCTAGAGTACACCAAGAAGGAGATGATGGAAGAGAATGAGAAAAAATTAAA ACTGGAATTGGAAGACATGGAAATGAAGCACAACTCTACAGTGAAGCAGTTAATGAGGGAGTTCCAAACACAACTGGCCTTGAAGGAAAAGGAGCTTGATTCGGCAGTGAAGGAAGCCATTG CAAAGGCCCAGGCTGTGGAGGCTGAACTCATCTACAGCCATCGTGATGAAGCCAGTCAGCTACGGAAGGTGATTTCCCAAAAGGAGGACGATTTGCACAGAACTGTTCAGAAATATGAACAGGTTATACAG AGTCGAGAGGAGGAGATGGGAGACAGAGTGTGGCAGGTTCAGAAGGAACTGGAGGAGCTGCAAGCAAGGAGCCAGAACACTTCTGAG